The proteins below come from a single Papaver somniferum cultivar HN1 chromosome 11, ASM357369v1, whole genome shotgun sequence genomic window:
- the LOC113321952 gene encoding uncharacterized protein LOC113321952, whose amino-acid sequence MASLNSVVVVFLDSLKMPFVIGPVVVSNLLLFSLPGFVLGLVLGWSWKPKFPILYSSSFDTTNSKDSNHTYLLISHLISSLASILYKRFVLPFHSFISWISTVAADTYSNDDPLVSPIHSADEYCSSNSPEPGKSIAVTSEDVEHLCRLVEGRDGGRAWTQILDRQTPTMLYQAWHRDPEIGPPQYRSRSVYEDVTPELVRDFFWDDDFRSNWDDMLILAETLEECPITGTMLVHWTRKFPFFCSDREYIIGRRIWEAGRSYYCVTKGVPCSSVPRRNKPRRVDLYYSSYCIRAVESNKGDGQLSACEVLLFHHEDMGIPREIAKFGIGKGMWGAVKKIEPGLRAYQKARASTTTSLSRCAFMAQLNTKLSADYLRSLEVEVINSQRDPPAEAVETQHSNDEKPLKTRCKNIPKLLIVGGAVVLACSLDRGLLTKTVVSGVVTSLFKIGRRL is encoded by the exons ATGGCTTCACTGAATTCAGTAGTTGtagtatttttggattcacttAAGATGCCTTTTGTAATTGGACCAGTAGTTGTTTCCAATCTGCTGTTGTTTTCGCTTCCTGGTTTTGTTTTAGGACTTGTTCTTGGATGGTCCTGGAAACCCAAATTCCCAattctctattcttcttcttttgatactACTAACTCAAAAGATTCCAATCATACTTATTTACTGATTTCCCATCTAATTTCAAGTTTGGCAAGTATACTCTATAAACGCTTTGTCCTTCCATTCCATTCTTTCATTTCTTGGATCTCCACTGTAGCAGCAGATACCTACTCCAATGATGATCCACTAGTGTCTCCTATACACTCTGCTGATGAATATTGCAG TAGTAATTCCCCGGAGCCTGGAAAATCAATTGCTGTCACCAGTGAAGATGTAGAACATTTATGCCGACTTGTGGAGGGAAGAGATGGAGGTCGGGCGTGGACCCAAATATTGGACCGGCAAACTCCAACTATGCTCTACCAAGCTTGGCATCGAGATCCCGAG ATTGGCCCTCCACAATATCGTAGTAGGAGTGTCTACGAGGATGTCACTCCTGAGTTGGTGAGGGACTTCTTCTGGGATGATGATTTCAGGTCCAATTGGGATGACATGCTCATACTTGCTGAGACGTTGGAGGAATGCCCAATCACAGGAACTATGCTAGTTCACTGGACACGCAAG TTTCCCTTCTTCTGCAGTGACAGGGAATACATCATAGGGCGTCGAATATGGGAAGCAGGAAGATCATATTATTGTGTCACTAAG GGCGTACCATGCTCGTCAGTGCCAAGACGCAACAAACCTAGACGCGTTGACTTGTATTATTCAAGTTATTGCATACGAGCAG TGGAATCAAATAAAGGGGACGGCCAGCTGAGTGCGTGTGAGGTGCTGCTCTTCCATCATGAAGACATGGGCATTCCTCGTGAGATTGCAAAATTTGGCATCGGGAAAGGTATGTGGGGAGCTGTGAAGAAGATTGAGCCTGGGTTACGTGCCTACCAAAAAGCTCGAGCCTCTACCACAACATCACTGTCTCGGTGCGCTTTTATGGCTCAGCTGAACACCAAGCTCAGTGCAGACTACCTTAGATCCTTGGAGGTGGAAGTGATAAACAGCCAGCGTGACCCCCCAGCAGAGGCGGTTGAAACACAGCATTCCAATGATGAGAAACCATTAAAGACGCGATGCAAGAATATACCCAAACTCCTAATTGTTGGTGGAGCAGTTGTTCTCGCGTGCAGTCTTGACAGGGGGCTACTTACCAAGACAGTTGTATCCGGAGTCGTCACAAGCTTATTCAAGATTGGAAGAAGGTTGTGA